One stretch of Lucilia cuprina isolate Lc7/37 chromosome 6, ASM2204524v1, whole genome shotgun sequence DNA includes these proteins:
- the LOC111675366 gene encoding dolichol kinase, with amino-acid sequence MRSRRSEGSSNYSTDTSSSDEDAQLKRLHARMCGIGHQKYNDIVSRPRASPGYWLCCLLPLALVVSYCTTIRNQTQCPDMPIKYKIITIISVALCIQTLSFFVYLNLQAKLYKWLIVFIPFMCGTALFKVFLNESWVWSLLWTLAATIFYQRCYILVMRYMPMSFTYGEASILVQGVLLFVVNCALLLNGMVCEKASDIFGDLANLNVIMMFALLWLLLVSILLAVFKTLRKPLLFYPLVGIFVLGATLSPVTKPLPIVFVLKFIFRDSKRLYIIIFYLSLVAATVFVISWQLRRSTKQASTRVRKVFHLLVVLVYIPGLLYECAFLYIASGVALALMAIFDLLRILKMPPFANILETAFHSFADEKDAGVIAFTPFCLLIGCSIPMWLQPCPCFQNDNGLNPKLLPLLAGILTIGFGDTAASVIGSKYGNTKWKNSSRTFEGSIAYIVAVLVPIVILCLFDLLTLTSVQCLNLILATIITCLIEAHTDQVDNLVLPLVFYIIVSLV; translated from the exons atgAGAAGTCGTCGCAGTGAGGGAAGTAGTAACTACAGTACCGATACGAGCAGCAGTGATGAAGATGCTCAACTTAAAAGATTGCATGCACGTATGTGTGGTATTGGTCATCAGAAATACAATGACATCGTTTCCAG ACCCCGAGCATCACCCGGATACTGGCTATGTTGCCTTTTACCCCTAGCCTTAGTCGTTAGTTACTGCACTACAATTAGAAATCAAACACAATGTCCTGATATGCCCATAAAGtacaaaattataacaattatatCGGTGGCGTTGTGTATACAAACtctaagtttttttgtttatctcaATCTACAAGCCAAACTTTACAAATGGttgattgtttttataccctttatgTGTGGCACTgctttatttaaagtatttttaaatgaatcatGGGTATGGTCACTTTTATGGACTTTAGCTGCTACCATATTCTATCAAAGATGTTATATCCTAGTGATGCGTTATATGCCAATGAGTTTTACTTATGGTGAAGCTTCTATACTGGTGCAAGGTGTTTTACTCTTTGTAGTCAACTGTGCGCTGTTATTGAATGGCATGGTGTGTGAGAAGGCTTCTGATATTTTTGGTGATTTGGCTAATTTAAATGTTATCATGATG tTTGCTTTACTTTGGCTTTTGCTTGTTAGTATTTTATTGgcagtttttaaaactttacgtAAACCGTTGCTGTTTTATCCACTAGTGGGTATTTTTGTACTAGGAGCTACCTTGTCCCCAGTGACTAAGCCTTTACCTatagtttttgtgttaaaatttatatttagagaTTCTAAAAGG CTTTACATAATTATCTTCTATTTGAGTCTGGTAGCTGCAACAGTATTTGTTATTAGCTGGCAATTGCGCCGTAGCACCAAACAGGCTTCGACTCGTGTTCGAAAAGTGTTTCATTTACTAGTGGTACTGGTCTATATACCAGGTCTTCTCTATGAATGTGCATTTCTTTATATTGCCTCAGGTGTAGCTTTAGCTCTTATGGCCATATTTGATTTATTAAGGATATTAAAGATGCCTCCATTTGCCAATATTTTAGAAACTGCTTTTCATTCATTTGCCGATGAAAAGGATGCTGGTGTAATAGCATTTACTCCATTTTGTTTATTGATCGGTTGTTCCATACCCATGTGGTTACAACCCTGTCCTTGTTTTCAAAATGATAACGGATTGAATCCAAAATTGTTACCTTTATTAGCTGGTATTTTAACAATTGGCTTTGGTGATACAGCGGCCAGTGTGATAGGCTCCAAATATGGTAATACTAAATGGAAAA ATAGTTCTCGTACATTTGAGGGTTCTATTGCCTATATTGTAGCCGTATTAGTACCAATAGTCATTTTATGTCTATTCGATTTGTTGACCCTAACATCAGtacaatgtttaaatttaatattagccACCATTATAACATGTCTCATAGAGGCCCATACAGATCAAGTAGATAATTTAGTTTTACctttagtattttatattattgttagtttagtttaa